GCTAATGTCATGAAGGGACGTTCCCTTTCATTAGTCATACAGTACAACAGAGGACATGTTGTCTAAAGCACATTGTTTATACAGTGGCCAAATGAGTTTAGATCAGTCTTAGTGTTGGTTTAAAGAAGCAGATTAAACAGCTCAGAAAAACAACTTCACACAAGAGCACAAATACAGACTTTTCAGGGTTTTAGAATTGCACAAAAGTTCAGAACTTAACTGAGGGGATTAACAGTTAGCAGAAGTAtttgtaacaaaacaaacagtgggAATAGAAACATGATTTCAGAGAATATCAAATAACAAGTGCAAATGAttcctttgttttgtctcactttacataaaaaaaatgtatttctggcATTTCTACCTTGTCAATTCAAACAAACATGATATGATCTACATCTATTTAGTCTTGGCTTGTCTTTGTCcttgctgtctttttttgtttttgttttttggccaaTTTAAGGCCATGGTAGAAAGAATCATCTATACCTGAATGCCTCAAATCTGCCAGATTTgttgtatataaaaatgttttgtttctgaaacATTCCTGACAGCACAGAATTAATTCAATAGAAAAACATGACCAAGAACgacttttgttttcctctgcaggtAACCTACGTCTTCAGCAGATGATGGAGGTGATGTGTAAGGAGAGGGGAGCCAAGCTGTTTGCCACAGACGAACGGTAAACCAGTTAGTCCAAAACTAAACACCAACACTTTGATTTACATCCAAATTACAATAGACCAGTgggtaatgaagcttcaaacAGTCACAAGACTATTTGAATATTGATATGCACAGAGCTTTTATAGAGTCATCGTCGGCCtggatgagagaaaaaaaatcatagtaCATAGTCTTTTTAGTGTTGAGATCCAAACCAGATTGATGAAGCCAGTGAGATGCAGGTGGACATATAGTACTGTATCGTCAGCAtatgtgtgaatatgtgaaaAGGCAACGAGTCACGCTGTCTGTCCCTCACATCCTCTTGAGAGGTTGAGATTTGAGTCTGGCGTCTTTGTGCTACAGTTTCTGCATTGACAACGGAGCGATGATTGCTCAAGCTGGTTGGGAGATGTTTCGGTCCGGTCAGGTGACTGCGCTGGAAGACTCATGGATCACACAAAGGTAGACTTCACATCACTGCTCCTTTTGTCTCCTGTACATTGAATGCACATTATGGGCAAGCATATGGGTCCACAGAACTGCATGAATACTACCAGTAGTACAGATTCTCTTTTATTCTCCacctcttttctgtgttttcagtatGTAGCTGAAAGTAACCCTAAATTGCTTGTCATTTGTTCATGTTGCCCAttaatgtttctctttcatAGGTATAGAACAGATGAAGTGGAGGTGACGTGGAGAGACTGACTGCACTGAGGGACCCCGTGGTTCTAAGTACATAGCTGCAGCAGGTCTGTCATGACACTGGATGTAGTACACTTGGCCTCTAAAGGGACTCATGTTACAGCTCTGTAGCAAATGATTGGGTTTCTACAAATAAgactatttttaataaaatatattgagGTTTGTAGTAGTTCCTGTTTACTTAAGTTTAAACTGTAAGTACAGTGATGTTGTACATTTGTTATtgtcagcaaacacacaaatcaggCTCAAAGCCATCGATGAGTCAGGCCTTAGTTGAGCAGGTTACCTTTTTTCAGTCTCACGTACAAGCTTGCTGTTGCCATAAATGCTCAAACCAGATGTGTATTGCTCAACAGTGCAAATAAATCCACAACTAATACAACTTCCTCTTTGAACAATATTTGATTGTCTGGTTGTGTAAGAAAGTTGCTGAAAAGTGGGGTTTCGTTCTTTTCTTTGGATTAAAATCTTGTGTAAGGACGGAGAGGTAAGGGGTCAGATTTTAAGTGTCACATTTGAACAGCAAAATGCAAACAGGAGCCCGCTGTGAAGAACTAATTTTTTGTCTACTGGAGAAATCTTGATATataaaatctgttgtttttttttagggcgtagcttgtttctgttttcacagcGATTAGTTcctgttaaatgtaaatgtatactCACTTGCTAGTTCgataggtacactagtgaactCAAAATGAAACTGTTCTACTGCAACacatcttcatgaaggttacaGTGTTCAGCATTTGTTCTAAACAACAGATGtattgattcagctgtgttgtCATTGTGCTATCGAATTGTACCAACatacatttgttattttgacaGCCTCATTTGTCAGTGGGCTAGACCAAAAAGCAGAAACTCTTTACCACCACAAACTACATTCTTCACAATGACCACGTTTCTGCTGCTGgtttaacataaactgaacattgaacagtcatgaaggaggatttggATTTCCAAATAGAATTCTGGGTGACGTGTTCTTGGGATTCAGTTCTTGTCTAAATAAAAAGGTCCATGGATCTTcaagtttattcatttttattaagcAATACTGTTCTCTTACATTCCTCCtccagtgtaattttttttttaattcaataaacTCTTTTCAAAAATCAACATACTGAACATGGTGACATCCCTTATGGATTTGTGAGTAACATTCACCCGATTAGggatcaaataaaaacaatgaaaggagCACAGCATTAAGATCTGACGTGGTAAAGGGTGAACTCTACTGTGCCTTTGACTACACCCTTCTGTAAACTGAGACACTGGTACAGAAGTCCTCTGCGTACATTAATAAAACTCAAGCAGGTACGAGACATTCTCCTGGTTTACATTAGAGACGGggcaaaaataaatcactctggTGAGGGCTTCTCGCACACAAGGATTGGtcacaacagattttttttttttaacaaagtgcTTGATTGACCACTCGCTTTACAGAGGACAAAGTTTGATAAAACCGCAGCTTTCAAAACggaacaaaaaaattaaattacaactcctcagagatttaaaaaaaaaaagaccagctCTAGACATACAAGCTAAAAATGGTAATGAGAGGTGATGAAACGGATCGAGTAATTAAGGCAGGCTTTCCGTAAGGCGTTAAAAAAGTCCATTGCTGTAAGATCTCCAAGGAGTTAgtccaaagtgtctcagtgtggcTTTGCGTGAAGACATCATCCTGAGTGCAGTGTGTGAACGGGACTCAAATTTGTCcatcttttatgtgtttttaatgtgcatgTAGGTGTGTGTCGCGTATATGTTTATGCTTTGGGATTCTAACACTGCTAGGCTGGGTGCTCCTGGGTGTCCTTAAACCAGACAATCCTCTTAGgatctgaaaacaaacatcaaataaagagagaaattaGTCATCTGCCACACAGGTTGTTTACTGTGAACACTGAGCATAGCTTTGCATGGGATACGTAGAAAACTCCTAATTTTTACATTCAACATGGTGCCTCTTGCTGCCAAGCATGCTGGGAAATGACCGGTAACGTAAGCAGACTCTCTATAACAtgcatgttttgtaaaatgaaatggCTGTGCACAAGTGTCTCAACAGAGACCGTGCCGACTTTGACCTCAAAACAACAGGATGGACCATTGGGGAGTTTAGTCTGATTACTGGGTGGCAGTCCTGTGTCTGAGGGTCCTCAACTCAACAAGGATTTACTAAAGCAGGTCAAGTTCAAGTTGTAAGCTGTCTTTGTGTAATGGAAAAATGTATGGATAAgaattaaaaagcaaacatattggttattgggggaaaaaattagACTGTTGCAGCCATACTTAAGGCCAAAGACATAGCAGCTATAAATGACTACAAACTATTTGTAGTTTTACTGTTTACTATTTTACTGTCCACTAAGCAAATGTAGAACAAAGGAACAAAACTTGTATGAGTTCACTGATTAACTGTATAggatgcaataaaaaaacaaaaaaaaaaaaaaaaaacacacttttttttggtgtgtgtgtaaacacacCAAAAAAGCAGATGTGATAAGAAACGATTGTAAAATGCTTAGCAGTGGCTAACACTGGCTTCGTAATAATATTTTTCACAAACATGTTAGAGATCAGCAGGTTGATATTATCCATTTACTTTTTGACTCacctcttttctgtctgttgcaGATAGCATTCCATTctatggagagaaaaaaaaaaaaacgattatGCGCTGCAACAATAActttcacatttgaaataaatccaGCAGGAGATGATCTCCACTGCTCCTCACAGGACTCACCTCTACTGTGATAGTTCAGGGCCTCCACTAGATGGCGACAGCTAAGTAGCAGCTTTCCATTGCTCTCATCCACCTCTGCACGTGTGACGGGGGTGACGGAGGTAGTGACAGGAATAGGCATGTCTTCAGGGGGCTGGACTGTGAGAACTGTGTCAAACTGTAGGTCTGCAGGATGTTTAGCGTCTGTGGGCAGAGGGGAGTCAGCGGTGGGGCGGGGGCTGGAGCCCTCTGTGACCGGCCTCGCCTCGCTGATGAAACTTAGACCCCACTGGTTCTGTAGCAGCACACCGATGGCAGGGCGGTCCTCCTCCAGCcctccacctgctgctctgGCCTTCACCTTGGAGGCGTAGCTGACAGCGGGCTGCAGCTTGGCGGGGCTGTCCTGCACTGGGAAAGCAGGCGGGGGCTTCAGCAGTGACAGACTGTCCTCCACCCACCTCTCTTTTTGTTGAACCTTTTGCGCTCGCTCGCCTGCTCGGCCGACACCCTTCTGACTTTCCCTACGCAGACTCCGACCTTTGTGCTGCTGGCCCTTGCGCTCTTTCTCCCTGCGGATGCTGAAACCGTGTGTGTGGCCGGGACTGATCAGGTCGTCCTCCGGGGAAAGCTGCTGGGGGATCTGGTCGCTTCCAGAGATGCAGCCTCCGCCCCCACCACCGCAGTTACCTGAGCCGGGAGACAGGCGGCGGTTGCGAATGTGAGGCTCTGAGTTGGTGGCTGAAACGAGAACTGCTGGGTCACACAGGCTATCGGGctcacacacagtgttactgGCTTCCCATGTACCTGAAAGAAAAGTGTCAACATATTGATATTTGCGTATATCTCACATGACCTTTAAACACACTCCTATCAGTATCACACATACCAGGACCGAGCTCGAGTTCTCGAAAACTGTGAGAAACTATCACTTGTTTACATgcgtgtgggaaaaaaatgatttccttAATCTGTAAACGTGTTACACTGACTAATGTCGGAGTTCTCCATATCTGAtcaagacacccagataatgcgttTGGAAAACTAGACAATGTGGGTACATGCTCCACAGCTGATGTGGTGGTGTATAACtgcggggaaaaaaacattcaagaaagccggtcgcagaagacgGTAAActgagctggtagaagaaccacatGAGGGATAGCGTCATTTTAtttgcaccagaagtagcgccagattaaaaaaaaaagtgttattatCTATCTTCTTGTTTGACATGCgggtctgctgcatgaatgactcatgtttattatatgatgcaATAGGTCAACCacaaagggggccatattaacccacTAATCATCGTCCCCTGGTGTGCcagaggaggacatgttcaagtcagttattaatttttttttccattgcatgtaaactgggacataGACCGCACTCAGAAAGTCAATTTTTGAGCTCGATTAATCTGCACatataaatgtactgactgcTTAGCCTCCGACTATCATTAGTGCTGTATGACTTTTAGTGGGAGCAGCTGTAACGAAAAGCAATTTCCCCTTGAGATTAATAGAGTAATTATGATTCTGATTTTTCACAGCATAGTGGTGAGCACCCTGTGTGTATCCAAACAGGTGCTTCACACTACAAGATTTCTCACTTGGCACCGATTCAGAAAGGATGTTTGCACTTGACCGCTCCATGTAAACAAACACTGGGGGTAGATGACACATTTTCATGTGACCTCATTGAGGTTATTTAGCTTCTGCTGAGTAACGTCTCTCTGTATTGTTGCCTGTGTGAGTTGCCAAGAAAAAGAATAAGATGACCTCATCCTGAATGAAGCTGTCTGGAACTATAGTTATTTAATCTGTCATAAGGAACAGGTCTGATGAGCAAATAAACTGAACGCTGAACTCTTTGCCTGCATCTTCTTAAACGTGTGGATGTTTCCCTTTTCATATTTAACAAggcaaaacacacaatcagAATGTCAGTATAGGATGAGTCACCACAAGTTCTCAACACTGATTCTACACAACGTGTCTAAGACAGACCATCACTCAAAAATAGTATCCGGCTCTAGTTGGGCGGCGTTCTCCGTTTACAGTAGACAGATCCTGGAATATCCCAGCAAGTCTTTTACTGGCTACACCCTATCACAGCCCCCACTACCtgaaagataagataatcctttatttagcCCACCGTGGGGAAACGCGCAAGTTATCACCACACACATCGCTGGTACTGATCCGAAACCAATGTTACACGATGACTTGTCATACTTCCCCGACTTGCTGAtacattaacaaataaataaataaaaggttaacGGACTATTTACGGAACGTCCCCACGTAACAGATTTCAAGGAACACGGATGATCGAGCCGAACATTCATTCTGAAAGTCGCGTTAAGTTGGAGACACTTAACAGGACAAAATGGTGGTTAAAGTTCCAACATGTGCCTAGTTTTGTTACACATTTAGTTGAGACGCTGTTTGATAACCTAGAGCCGGCCTGGGCGGCGTGCCCGCTCCAAAGCGCCACATTTCAAAAGAACTGGTCGGAGTATCGGGGTCCACGTCTCGGATGCAACGACGGAAATTTCGAGAAAGCGTTAACTCGACAGACTTCCCGCTGTCCGACGACAGCGTCGACTTGGCTGGTTTGGGTGCTTATATCGGGACATAACGAGGCGCTGTGCTCCGTATATGCAGAGTTGGCAGCTAACTCCACGGAGGAAGCTACGAGCACCGGTGTTAGCAAACTTTAATCAGCAGCGTCATGGTGCTGAGAGTTAAACTCGACGTTTGCAATCACGTAGGTACACTGTATGCTTAATATCCGTTTAGGCTGTGTAGACGGCAACAGCTGTCGTCGAGAAAATGCCGTCTTTTTCACCACGTTAAGTAAAGAGCAGCTAGCTTGGGCGCTAGCCGAAGCCAAAGTTTCATAACCCCCTCCCCATTCAAAGCGGCGAGCAGGGTGCTATCAGTGTCCCTAGCATAGTTGCTAACACCGCGGCAAGACAACAAAATAACACTTCGGAAAGTGAAGCGTTTCCGTCACATATGTCAAAAGGTTGTTCGCACTCACCTGTTTTGATATGCATGTCTTTTCGCGTAATGTGTCGCTGAAGTTAAACCGTTGAGTAACTTTTGTTTACAGCGTACAGATAACGACGGCTTGCTGGTCGAGTCTTGTGTAGCCACCACCCGGAAGCGACAAGAGAATGTGGGTGGGACCGGAAGTCCCTGCAGATAAGTGGTCCGGCGGGAAACTCGGAGGGAACTGGACTATTCACGATTCAAATCAAACTGCAAAGAAAGCATGTGATAACCACGTGGTAACAGTCCCCTGAAATGCAAGCGTGGTATGAAACATGACACATGTCTGTTGTTAATGTCAATCCAAAGACAATcgcaaaataaaacctgaaaaaaggACGACTGTATTTGTAGGTAGTAGTTCCTTGAAGATATTTCAACAcacatccaagtagcttcttcacctCTAAAAGACTGGAGCAGAGTTGAAGTTTAAAtgagaacatcagagctgattaaAACTAGTTTGACTAGTTGTTGTTAGATCCAGCCTGTTTTCTCCAGTGAAATTATAATCCCAGctctgaagaagctacttggatgagtggtgaaacatcacCAAGAAACTCTACGCATATTGTTTTTCCAATGTCCCGGATAGCTGAGAACCTTGATAGATTTTcttaatgtaaaatgaaataaatgcattaaaaacataCATGTCTAGAGAGGTCTGTCACTGTAtcatgataataacaataatgcatCATGGTCCTAATTATTGTTGGAGTATTTACTACCAAATAACTCATGTGTGAATTAAAATTCAGATCTTGGCCTaccatcaaaacaaaacaggtccACAAGATCCAACACAATCGTCACTGTATCAGCAAAGCACAAACCTTTCGACCTCAAGTCAACTCATGCTCATGGTatgcacaaactcaaacaacAGTGATCATTAGATTATCTAATTTGTTGCGACAAAACAGAGTAGTAATCATGGATGCAGAGGTGGAAACtgtgctctctgtctgtcttgaGTGAATTACCTGCTCTCGTACTTCATTCCTGCCAGTTTGTTAAAAGCTCCTAAGATAATTTATgacgccatttttttttaacattaacttGATCAAAAATTGTGAAGATGCATTGCAGTCATTATGAGCACATTTTGGTGATAAACCTTGATTCCAGTAGAGCCTTCGACAAGCATCGTCTTCTCAGTCCTTTAACACCCCAGGTCTCCACACAATCCTAGACTGAGGTTtctgatttttaaatttaaagagacATAGCTCTGTCTTTGTACTTGGGGTCACAAACATTAGATCAAAGATAAATTTAATAGGATAGAACACACAAGATAAAATTCCCCCCTAtagtttttgttactttttgAGGCACATTTCCATTTGAAACACTGAATAATTTAGTTTGTTGTGGTGGGACACACTTTTATATTGAAGAACAGTGATCCTGCTCTTGATCTGTTGAGATCTAATCCAATTATTTTCACATTCTTTGGAAAAGAGCATCTCCAGATCCTCTGTTTGAGTATCTAGATATTTGtaacacaaaaccaaacaggTTCATTCTAATCTGAAGAAACACAGCATCACCACAATTCAAAAATAACAAGTGAATTCATTAAAGACTGTTTTAATTTTCAATGGCAACGGTTCCgttaatatataaatacacttCCAGCTCAAAGACTTAACGATTCAACGACTGTGCCCTTATCCgtgtgcgtgcgcatgtgtCTCTTCAGCCTCGTGGACGTGGAGAAGCCCTTCTTACAGAACAGGCAGCCGTGCGGCTTTTCTCCTGTGTGCGTCCGGACGTGCATGTTGAGGTCCGAGGAGCACCTGAACCTCCTCTCACAGTAGGAGCAGGGATACGGCCGTTCGCCCGTGTGGATGCGcctgtggaggagcagctcgCCGGACGTGAGGAAGGTCTTCCCGCACTGGGGGCAGCGATGGGGTCGCTCCCCCGTGTGGGTGAGATTGTGCCGCACGAGCGAGGTGGACTTGGCGAACCTTTTCAAACAGCAGGCGCACGCGAAGGGACGCTCGCCCGTGTGCGTGTTCAGGTGTTCGCTCTGGGCGCGCTTGGTTTTGAAGCTCTTGGGGCACTGAGGACAGCTGAAGGGTCTGGAGTTGCTGTGGCTGCGCTGGTGCCTCACCAGCTCTCCGTGTGTGAGGAACGCCTTCTCGCAGGCGGGGCAGGGGTACGGCCTCTCGCCCGTGTGGACCCTCTCGTGGCGCGTGAGGCTTGCCAGCTGGGCGAAGCATTTCTCGCAGTACGAGCACCGGTGAGGCCGCTGGCCGTTGTGAGTCAGCAGGTGCCTGTTGAGGATCTGGGGCTGCGTGAAGCTCTTGCCACACTCCGTGCAGGGGTACGGCCGCTCCCTCGTGTGGATCTGCCGGTGCTTGTTGAGAAGCCACACGTGTGTGAAGCTTTTGCCACACTCGCAGGCAAACGGTCGCTCACCTGTGTGTTTCATCTGGTGCCTCTGGAGGTCCGACGCCCGGCTGTAGATCTTGTCGCACGAAGAGCATTTGTACTGGCGCCTCACCACGTGCGTCTGCCTGTGCCTCAGTCGGTCCAGGATGCTGCCGAAGCTGTCGCCGCACTTCTGGCACTTGTACCGACCGCCCCCTTCCTCCGACGCCTCTtccgccaccaccacctccgTCGACACGTCCAGAGGAGGGTTACAGATCTGGCCGCACCCGGTTCGTTCCAAGTGCAGATTGAGCAGCCCCATCTGGGTGAAGCGCTTCCCGCACTGGGAGCAGAGGAAGGGCCGCTCTCCTGTGTGGATGCGCTGGTGTCTGGTCAGATCCCATGAGTTCTTGAAGCCCTTGTGACATTCCTCACAGGTGTAGGGGCGCTCGCCCGTGTGTGTCCGCTGGTGGCGAGTCACGTCTGAGGCACGCGTGAATGTCTTGCCGCACTCCTGGCACGTGTGCGGGTCGGGTCGGTCGTGGATGGGGAAGGGCTGCGGGAACTGAGGACGCTGGAGCCTCTTCTTGGGGGCCTCGGGCTCGGGCTCGGCAGCCCCCTGGAGCTTGCTGTACTGTTCAGGGTGACTGCGCTCGATGTGCTGCAGCAGGTAGGACTCCTGCATGTGGAAGAACGGACACTCGGAGCAGGCGAAGACCTGGGTGGACATCTCCACCGTGGTGCCTGTgtagaacaaacacaacaagcagCTGTTTAATGCTTTCTTCAgacaaggaaaataataattagcGTTGCACCTGAACACTGAAATTCCCTTTCGCTTTCAACGTTGATGGGTTCACATACCCAGGTGATTCTATGGTTTTCTGGCCTGTGCATCTGGCTCCTAGTGCCCTCCTCTTCCATATTGGCTGAATATCTCCATCCGCACACGAATACTTAAAAGACAGCCGGGAAACTACTAAATATTTTCATTGGCATGTCTGAACACTACTTGTTAACCAGGGGGAAAGGGTGTTAATTTCTTTCTCTGGGCactgtgataataataacagtaacaggtagtaaaaaagcaaaacagtaaaacataaaaatacagttaaaaactTTGAAACGAGGAAAGGCGCTCTTTAATAAGTATGTTTGAAGTGGAGATCTGAGCTGTGCTGATGTCCTCAGGCAGATCATTCCATTCCCTGACAACACCCTTCAGTTTTTAGACAGGCCCCTGGAAGAGGCAGCAGACTTCAAAGGTACGAGCTGGGCTCTATGGAGCTAAAAGGTCAGTAATATAACGGCTAGACATGAGAC
This portion of the Mugil cephalus isolate CIBA_MC_2020 chromosome 22, CIBA_Mcephalus_1.1, whole genome shotgun sequence genome encodes:
- the si:ch211-214j24.10 gene encoding uncharacterized protein si:ch211-214j24.10 — encoded protein: MHIKTGTWEASNTVCEPDSLCDPAVLVSATNSEPHIRNRRLSPGSGNCGGGGGGCISGSDQIPQQLSPEDDLISPGHTHGFSIRREKERKGQQHKGRSLRRESQKGVGRAGERAQKVQQKERWVEDSLSLLKPPPAFPVQDSPAKLQPAVSYASKVKARAAGGGLEEDRPAIGVLLQNQWGLSFISEARPVTEGSSPRPTADSPLPTDAKHPADLQFDTVLTVQPPEDMPIPVTTSVTPVTRAEVDESNGKLLLSCRHLVEALNYHSREWNAICNRQKRDPKRIVWFKDTQEHPA
- the LOC125000282 gene encoding zinc finger protein 260-like; this translates as MESSCQVENTDIFLPLSSLRLLIPPLRLLSAAMWQVAQRRDVLDYEKLDEFVSLVTATVPDLLSPKQRGKLLLRLRAKIILELCRNEETANVLCVQPHLERIRPSGYTGSGDAEVDAEETIFVELTQTLLNDPAERQHFYQEVFPTEYGPNYDTDMQLLVWEFLSKLERLLPVPDLGQAVSWLTSAPSVLKDCLQALSTPDDLTSLLQHHKSLKHLGAQGTTVEMSTQVFACSECPFFHMQESYLLQHIERSHPEQYSKLQGAAEPEPEAPKKRLQRPQFPQPFPIHDRPDPHTCQECGKTFTRASDVTRHQRTHTGERPYTCEECHKGFKNSWDLTRHQRIHTGERPFLCSQCGKRFTQMGLLNLHLERTGCGQICNPPLDVSTEVVVAEEASEEGGGRYKCQKCGDSFGSILDRLRHRQTHVVRRQYKCSSCDKIYSRASDLQRHQMKHTGERPFACECGKSFTHVWLLNKHRQIHTRERPYPCTECGKSFTQPQILNRHLLTHNGQRPHRCSYCEKCFAQLASLTRHERVHTGERPYPCPACEKAFLTHGELVRHQRSHSNSRPFSCPQCPKSFKTKRAQSEHLNTHTGERPFACACCLKRFAKSTSLVRHNLTHTGERPHRCPQCGKTFLTSGELLLHRRIHTGERPYPCSYCERRFRCSSDLNMHVRTHTGEKPHGCLFCKKGFSTSTRLKRHMRTHTDKGTVVESLSL